The Bacillota bacterium genome has a segment encoding these proteins:
- a CDS encoding Neelaredoxin: MVDRFGSVFQTAENEGKEKHVPEITAPDKVKANEFFEITVQVGAETPHPNTVEHHIKWIQGFAKDSKGQVVHVGT, translated from the coding sequence ATGGTGGATAGATTCGGCAGTGTATTCCAAACCGCTGAAAACGAAGGTAAGGAAAAGCACGTTCCTGAAATCACGGCCCCTGATAAGGTAAAGGCCAACGAGTTTTTCGAGATCACTGTTCAAGTAGGGGCTGAGACTCCCCATCCTAATACCGTAGAGCACCATATTAAGTGGATCCAGGGCTTTGCCAAGGACAGCAAAGGTCAAGTAGTCCATGTTGGCAC
- a CDS encoding DUF362 domain-containing protein, with the protein MHQRLHVVYTDNPSLELLGPVLDQIQLPERDAKIALKPNLVVAKPSESGATTDPRLVETVIQYLQNKGYTNISIMEGSWVGDSTKRAFKVCGYEEISRKYKVPLIDLKQDARVSVEVEGTTLEVCASLWQADYLINMPVLKAHCQTKVTCALKNLKGCIPDSEKRRFHSMGLHRPIALLNKVLKSNLVIVDGIIGDLTFEEGGTPVYMGRVIIGEDPVAIDAYAAELLGYHPHDIHHLQIAEELGVGTADSARLEIVEHNQAEKSRVEELTAQRVVDRYAGYIDEREACSACFGSLIHALYRYEERHGRLPRNLQIAIGQGFKESSPSGYTLGIGKCTSGVADAVPGCPPAAARILQRLEELA; encoded by the coding sequence TTGCATCAGCGCTTACATGTTGTCTATACAGATAATCCCAGTCTGGAACTGCTTGGTCCGGTCTTAGATCAGATTCAGCTGCCGGAGCGTGATGCCAAGATCGCCCTGAAGCCGAATCTCGTTGTTGCCAAACCCTCGGAGTCGGGAGCCACCACCGATCCTCGGTTGGTTGAGACTGTGATTCAGTACCTACAGAATAAGGGCTACACCAATATTAGTATTATGGAAGGTTCCTGGGTAGGAGATAGTACAAAACGAGCCTTCAAGGTCTGTGGTTATGAGGAGATCAGCCGCAAGTATAAGGTTCCCCTGATCGACCTAAAGCAGGACGCTAGGGTATCGGTGGAGGTCGAAGGGACCACCCTGGAGGTTTGTGCCAGCCTGTGGCAGGCAGACTACCTGATTAATATGCCTGTTCTCAAGGCACACTGTCAGACCAAGGTCACCTGTGCCTTGAAGAACCTGAAGGGCTGTATCCCCGACAGCGAGAAGCGGCGCTTTCACAGCATGGGACTACACAGACCCATAGCCCTACTGAACAAGGTTCTGAAAAGCAATTTGGTAATTGTCGATGGTATTATCGGGGATTTGACCTTTGAGGAGGGTGGGACCCCAGTATATATGGGCCGAGTGATCATCGGAGAAGATCCCGTGGCCATTGATGCCTATGCCGCGGAGTTACTGGGTTATCATCCCCATGATATTCATCATTTGCAAATTGCCGAGGAGTTGGGAGTCGGCACCGCCGACAGCGCAAGGCTTGAGATAGTCGAACATAACCAAGCAGAAAAGTCTAGGGTGGAGGAGCTGACCGCTCAGCGGGTAGTGGATCGCTACGCCGGCTACATCGATGAAAGGGAAGCCTGTTCTGCCTGCTTTGGTTCCTTGATTCACGCCTTGTATCGCTACGAAGAAAGGCATGGTCGCTTGCCTCGGAACCTGCAGATTGCTATTGGACAAGGTTTTAAGGAATCTAGTCCCTCGGGATACACCCTGGGAATCGGCAAGTGTACCTCAGGAGTGGCCGATGCTGTCCCGGGATGCCCCCCAGCGGCTGCCAGGATCTTGCAGCGGTTAGAAGAGCTAGCATAG
- a CDS encoding D-lyxose/D-mannose family sugar isomerase translates to MKRSEINSILQAAVEFLDRMNWKLPPFAYWRPWEWEDKGPEYDEIRDNMLGWDITDFGSGCFTQTGLVLFTLRNGSLTDDRYPKSYAEKILIVQPYQVTPCHFHWHKREDIINRGGGDLLIEVYNSTPEGELDNTPVILALDGRRRQVPAGTILRIRPGESVTLTPGLYHRFWGEPTRGPVLLGEVSQVNDDNTDNRFLEPMGRFPDIEEDESPLYLLCNEYPRAKV, encoded by the coding sequence GTGAAGCGCTCGGAGATCAATAGTATCCTGCAGGCAGCCGTCGAGTTCTTGGACCGAATGAACTGGAAGTTACCCCCCTTTGCCTATTGGCGTCCCTGGGAGTGGGAGGACAAGGGTCCAGAATACGACGAAATCCGGGACAATATGCTTGGGTGGGATATCACGGACTTTGGCTCCGGATGTTTTACCCAAACTGGACTGGTCTTGTTTACCCTGCGAAACGGCAGTCTGACCGATGATCGGTACCCTAAGTCCTATGCAGAGAAAATCCTCATTGTTCAGCCCTACCAGGTTACTCCCTGTCACTTCCATTGGCACAAAAGGGAGGATATCATCAATCGGGGCGGTGGTGACCTTCTAATCGAGGTCTATAACTCCACTCCGGAAGGAGAGCTGGACAACACTCCGGTGATCCTTGCCCTTGATGGACGCAGGAGGCAAGTGCCGGCCGGCACCATCCTGCGAATTCGCCCCGGGGAGAGTGTTACCCTCACCCCTGGCTTGTACCATCGCTTCTGGGGCGAACCCACCAGGGGACCGGTGCTGTTGGGTGAGGTTTCCCAGGTGAATGACGACAACACTGACAATCGATTCTTGGAGCCCATGGGACGTTTTCCGGACATCGAAGAGGATGAGTCACCTTTGTATTTGTTGTGTAATGAATATCCTCGGGCAAAGGTGTAA